CGGGTTCCTGAAATGGAAGGCCGCTCTCGCCCCGGGGCAGCTCAGCGAGGCGGAGCGGAGCGCCTTCCAGCGGATGACCTTCCTCCGGCGGTTCTGGATATTCAAGTGAGCGCGCCCGCCGTCTCGGTCGTGATTCCGGTGCGCGACGAGCGGGAGAACCTGCGCCCGCTCTGGGAGGAGCTGCGCGTCGCGCTGCAAAAGCTCGACCGGGGCTTCGAGGCGATCTTCGTGGACGACGGCAGCGGCGACGGAAGCGCGGAGGCGCTCGACCGGCTGGCGCGGGAGGATCCCAGAATCCGGGTTTTTCACCTCGAAGAGCCTTCCGGCCAGTCTGCGGCGCTGGAGACCGGCTTCCGCGCATCCCGCGGCGATTTCGTCGTCACGATCGACGCCGATCTCCAGAACGATCCGGTCGACATCCCGCTCCTCCTGGATCGCATGGGGGCGCTCGACCTGCTCGCGGGATACCGGCTGGACCGGCGCGACTCGGTCCTGCGCCGGATCTCCTCCCGGCTGGCGAATCGCATCCGCGACCGCGTCACGGGAGACGCGATCCGCGACGCCGGATGCACCTTGAAAGTCTTCCGCCGCCGCTGCCTCGAGAGGATCCTTCTCTACGACGGCATGCACCGCTTCCTGCCGACGCTGCTGCGCCTCGAGGGGTACCGGGTGGGAGAGGCCCCGGTGCGGCATCGGCCGAGGGTCTGGGGCTCTTCCAAGTACAACGTCAGAGGACGGCTGTTCCGCACGTTCGTCGATCTCCTCGCCGTGAGGTGGATGATCAAGCGGCGGCTGAGAGTCCGGATGAAAACGGCGCCGGTCAGCGAGCGGGGGCGAAGTAGCCGGGCCGGGTGACGAGCCGCACGCCGGGGCGCGAAGCCTCCACGCGCAGGGTGCGCCAACGTCCGTCACGCCGGCCGTTCAGGGGGGAGTACGCCAGCGAGTACTGGCGGCTCAGGTCCTCCGAGATCCGCCGGTAGACGTCCGCCAGCTGTCCCGGACGCTCGGGGTTGTAGAAGCGCCCTCCGGTCTTCTCGGAAAGGGTCTCCAGGATCTCCTTGAGGCTGTGGCGTTGCGCGAGGTCGGTCTCGTCCTCGAGTCGCGCACCCAGGCCGATGGCGTAGACCGTCACCTCGCCGCGGACCACCGCGTCGAGCGCCTCTTCGAACAGATGAAGGCTTCCCGGCGTGTTCTCCTTCAGCGCCTGATCCCTGCCGTCCGACAGAAGAACCAGCGCCTTTCGTCCCTCGAGATCCTT
This is a stretch of genomic DNA from Candidatus Polarisedimenticolia bacterium. It encodes these proteins:
- a CDS encoding glycosyltransferase family 2 protein; this translates as MSAPAVSVVIPVRDERENLRPLWEELRVALQKLDRGFEAIFVDDGSGDGSAEALDRLAREDPRIRVFHLEEPSGQSAALETGFRASRGDFVVTIDADLQNDPVDIPLLLDRMGALDLLAGYRLDRRDSVLRRISSRLANRIRDRVTGDAIRDAGCTLKVFRRRCLERILLYDGMHRFLPTLLRLEGYRVGEAPVRHRPRVWGSSKYNVRGRLFRTFVDLLAVRWMIKRRLRVRMKTAPVSERGRSSRAG